A single region of the Ancylobacter novellus DSM 506 genome encodes:
- a CDS encoding NUDIX domain-containing protein, producing the protein MTDRAGIGELADRSIDVALTEPVSVGSGFRAYHRVIATLDGAGGAPLRQQRDILRVGPVVAVLAYDPVAACFVMIRQFRLGAQLATGVGELVEIAAGLIDPGEKPEDAARRECREEIGVEPRALLPATQFLPTPGVTDEFATLYIGLVDSREVPAEAGEPGETEHTRPFLVPVDEAMASLHAPFPGAFANGFVMLALQWFALNRGRVDAFAWPNG; encoded by the coding sequence ATGACCGACCGCGCCGGCATCGGCGAGCTCGCCGACCGCTCCATCGACGTCGCCCTGACCGAACCGGTCTCGGTCGGCAGCGGCTTCCGCGCCTATCACCGGGTGATCGCGACTTTGGACGGCGCCGGCGGCGCGCCGCTGCGCCAGCAGCGCGACATTCTCCGTGTCGGGCCGGTGGTGGCGGTGCTGGCCTATGACCCGGTCGCCGCCTGTTTCGTGATGATCCGCCAGTTCCGCCTCGGCGCGCAGCTCGCCACCGGGGTCGGCGAACTCGTGGAGATCGCCGCCGGCCTCATCGATCCCGGCGAGAAGCCGGAGGATGCGGCCCGGCGCGAATGCAGGGAGGAGATCGGCGTCGAGCCGCGCGCGCTGCTGCCGGCGACGCAGTTCCTGCCGACGCCCGGCGTCACCGACGAGTTCGCCACGCTTTATATCGGGCTGGTGGATTCGCGCGAGGTGCCGGCCGAGGCCGGCGAGCCGGGCGAGACCGAGCACACGCGGCCCTTCCTGGTGCCGGTGGACGAGGCCATGGCGAGCCTGCACGCGCCGTTCCCTGGCGCCTTCGCCAATGGCTTCGTGATGCTCGCGCTGCAATGGTTCGCGCTGAACCGCGGCCGCGTCGACGCCTTCGCCTGGCCGAACGGCTAG
- a CDS encoding leucyl aminopeptidase family protein — protein sequence MGAQLIRAEEASQPRPIWCVTPQNWREVAGGLPVPALSFAEATGFKAEAGALLILPAADGSIAGAIFGCEEVPRDPLAFGKLATALPAGDYRIAHAPADPRLAALGFLLGGYRFTRYGKRNGADVRLVVPEGVDAAYVLRTAEAVALTRDLVNTPANDLGPAEIEAAVRALASRFGAEVRVTTGEDLLAENFPLIHAVGRASPRAPRLIDMSWGDPNARKVTLVGKGVAFDTGGLDIKPSSGMLLMKKDMGGAANAIGLAQMIMGRGLNVRLRLIIPAVENAIDGSAFRPGDIFPSRKGLTVEIGNTDAEGRLILADALSLADEEAPELLIDFATLTGAARVALGPQLPPAYTDDEALAADLARFGAAEADPSWRLPLWQPYASMLDSKIADLNNAPGGGFAGSITAALFLQRFVERAGAWLHLDIFAWNPSPRPGRPEGGEAQTIRALDALIAERFG from the coding sequence ATGGGCGCGCAACTGATCCGGGCCGAGGAGGCTTCCCAACCGCGCCCGATCTGGTGCGTCACGCCGCAGAACTGGCGCGAGGTTGCCGGCGGCCTGCCCGTCCCGGCACTCTCCTTCGCCGAGGCGACCGGCTTCAAGGCCGAGGCCGGTGCGCTGCTCATCCTGCCCGCCGCGGATGGCTCCATCGCCGGCGCGATCTTCGGCTGCGAGGAAGTCCCGCGCGATCCGCTCGCCTTCGGCAAGCTCGCCACCGCCCTGCCCGCTGGCGACTACCGCATCGCCCATGCGCCGGCCGACCCGCGCCTCGCCGCGCTCGGCTTCCTGTTAGGGGGCTACCGCTTCACCCGCTACGGCAAGCGCAACGGCGCCGATGTGCGCCTCGTCGTGCCGGAGGGCGTCGACGCGGCCTATGTGCTGCGCACGGCCGAGGCGGTGGCTCTGACCCGCGACCTCGTCAACACGCCGGCCAACGACCTCGGCCCGGCCGAGATCGAGGCAGCGGTGCGCGCGCTCGCCTCCCGCTTCGGCGCCGAGGTTCGCGTCACCACCGGCGAGGACCTGCTGGCGGAGAACTTCCCGCTGATCCATGCGGTCGGCCGCGCCTCGCCGCGCGCGCCGCGCCTCATCGACATGAGCTGGGGCGACCCGAACGCGCGCAAGGTGACGCTGGTCGGCAAGGGCGTCGCCTTCGACACCGGCGGGCTCGACATCAAGCCGTCGAGCGGCATGCTGCTGATGAAGAAGGACATGGGCGGCGCCGCCAACGCCATCGGCCTCGCGCAGATGATCATGGGCCGCGGCTTGAACGTGCGGCTGCGCCTGATCATCCCGGCGGTCGAGAACGCCATCGACGGCTCGGCCTTCCGCCCCGGCGACATCTTCCCCTCGCGCAAGGGCCTTACCGTCGAGATCGGCAACACCGACGCCGAAGGCCGGCTGATCCTCGCCGACGCGCTCAGCCTCGCCGACGAGGAGGCGCCCGAGCTGCTGATCGATTTCGCGACGCTGACCGGCGCAGCCCGCGTCGCGCTCGGCCCGCAATTGCCGCCCGCCTATACGGACGACGAGGCGCTCGCCGCCGACCTCGCCCGCTTCGGGGCGGCCGAGGCCGACCCGTCCTGGCGCCTGCCGCTGTGGCAGCCCTATGCCTCGATGCTCGACAGCAAGATCGCCGACCTCAACAACGCGCCGGGCGGCGGCTTCGCCGGCTCGATTACCGCGGCGCTGTTCCTGCAGCGCTTCGTCGAGCGCGCCGGCGCCTGGCTGCATCTCGACATCTTCGCCTGGAACCCCTCCCCCCGCCCCGGCCGGCCGGAAGGCGGCGAAGCGCAGACCATCCGCGCCCTCGACGCCCTGATCGCCGAACGGTTCGGGTGA
- the pdxH gene encoding pyridoxamine 5'-phosphate oxidase, protein MEASEELISGDFTAATEPFRLFEEWFAEAKEKEPRDPNAMALATVDADGLPDVRMVLLNQRDERGFVFFTNTGSAKGCELAAVPKAAVVFHWKSMNRQIRVRGPVEVVSDEEADAYFLTRPRLSQIGAWASVQSRPLEGRFALEAAVAKYTAQYALGSVPRPPHWTGFRIRPVQIEFWHDRPFRLHDRIVFRRDSAEATVWNKTRLYP, encoded by the coding sequence ATGGAAGCGTCTGAAGAGTTAATATCCGGTGATTTCACCGCCGCCACGGAGCCTTTCCGGCTGTTCGAGGAGTGGTTCGCCGAGGCCAAGGAGAAGGAGCCGCGGGATCCCAACGCCATGGCGCTGGCGACCGTCGACGCCGACGGGCTGCCGGATGTGCGCATGGTGCTGTTGAACCAGCGCGACGAGCGCGGCTTCGTGTTCTTCACCAATACCGGCAGCGCCAAGGGCTGCGAGCTCGCCGCCGTGCCGAAGGCGGCGGTGGTGTTCCACTGGAAGTCGATGAACCGCCAGATCCGCGTGCGCGGCCCGGTGGAGGTGGTGAGCGACGAGGAGGCCGACGCCTATTTCCTCACCCGGCCGCGCCTGTCGCAGATCGGCGCCTGGGCGAGCGTGCAGTCGCGCCCGCTGGAGGGGCGCTTCGCGCTGGAGGCGGCGGTGGCGAAATACACCGCGCAATATGCGCTGGGCAGCGTGCCGCGCCCGCCGCACTGGACCGGCTTCCGCATCCGGCCGGTGCAGATCGAGTTCTGGCACGACCGCCCGTTCCGCCTGCATGACCGCATCGTGTTCCGCAGGGACAGCGCCGAGGCGACTGTCTGGAACAAGACAAGACTTTACCCCTGA
- a CDS encoding ABC transporter permease produces MDAANTTLPSTAPTGASATPAETPRRSRLSPLNQRRLANFRRNRRGWWSFWIFSVLFVLSLGAEFIANDKPFLVEYDNAYYFPGLVAYPETTFGGDFETEADYRDPYLQKLISEKGGWMVWPPIRYSYSTHNLDLPTPAPSPPTWMLTEAQCAPVVEKLGRTGGCDALEWNWLGTDDQGRDVLARLIYGFRLSVLFGLILTIISSIIGVAAGAVQGYFGGWTDLIFQRFIEIWTSIPALYLLLIISSILAPGFWVLLGILLLFSWVSLVGLVRAEFLRARNFEYVQAARALGVSNLTIMWRHMLPNAMVATLTMLPFIVSSSVMTLTALDFLGFGLPPGSPSLGELLAQGKSNVQAPWLGLTGFFTVAIMLSLLIFIGEAVRDAFDPRKTFQ; encoded by the coding sequence ATGGACGCCGCGAACACCACGCTGCCGTCGACCGCGCCGACGGGTGCGTCCGCCACGCCGGCGGAGACGCCGCGCCGCTCGCGCCTGTCGCCGCTCAACCAGCGCCGCCTCGCCAATTTCCGCCGCAACCGGCGCGGCTGGTGGAGCTTCTGGATCTTCTCGGTCCTGTTCGTGCTCAGTCTGGGCGCCGAGTTCATCGCCAACGACAAGCCGTTCCTGGTCGAATACGACAACGCCTATTATTTCCCCGGCCTCGTCGCCTACCCCGAGACCACCTTCGGCGGCGACTTCGAGACCGAGGCGGACTACCGCGACCCTTACTTGCAGAAGCTGATTTCCGAGAAGGGCGGCTGGATGGTCTGGCCGCCGATCCGCTACTCCTATTCGACGCATAATCTCGACCTGCCGACGCCCGCGCCCTCGCCGCCGACCTGGATGCTGACCGAGGCGCAGTGCGCGCCGGTGGTGGAGAAGCTGGGCCGCACCGGCGGCTGCGACGCGCTGGAATGGAACTGGCTCGGCACCGACGACCAGGGCCGCGACGTGCTGGCGCGGCTGATCTACGGCTTCCGCCTCTCGGTGCTGTTCGGCCTGATCCTCACGATCATCTCCTCGATCATCGGCGTGGCGGCGGGCGCGGTGCAGGGCTATTTCGGCGGCTGGACCGACCTGATCTTCCAGCGCTTCATCGAGATATGGACCTCGATCCCGGCGCTGTACCTGCTGCTGATCATCTCCTCGATCCTGGCACCGGGTTTCTGGGTGCTGCTCGGCATATTGCTGCTGTTCTCCTGGGTCTCGCTGGTCGGGCTGGTGCGCGCCGAGTTCCTGCGCGCCCGCAACTTCGAATATGTGCAGGCCGCGCGGGCGCTGGGCGTGTCGAACCTCACCATCATGTGGCGGCACATGCTGCCCAACGCGATGGTGGCCACGCTGACCATGCTGCCCTTCATCGTGTCGTCCTCGGTGATGACGCTGACGGCCCTCGACTTCCTCGGCTTCGGCCTGCCGCCCGGCTCGCCCTCGCTCGGCGAATTGCTGGCGCAGGGCAAGTCCAACGTGCAGGCGCCGTGGCTCGGCCTGACCGGCTTCTTCACCGTGGCGATCATGCTGAGCCTGCTCATCTTCATCGGCGAAGCCGTGCGCGACGCCTTCGACCCGCGGAAGACCTTCCAATGA
- a CDS encoding RT0821/Lpp0805 family surface protein codes for MDTFHRRRATAAQVASRGGSSYKRDTSFRTAALWTTLVGALAMAGCSSAPPLDMQATGSISPRRAAAYQREPVPQGVAPDDWAAARLALAEALREDSKAPSVPWENYASATRGTVTPLASSASGRGACRDFLMSFVRAAGEEWLQGEACRNERGWWKVDEARLLARG; via the coding sequence ATGGACACGTTCCACAGGCGGCGGGCGACGGCGGCGCAGGTCGCGTCGCGCGGCGGCTCCTCATATAAGCGCGACACGTCCTTCCGCACAGCCGCCCTATGGACGACTTTGGTCGGCGCGCTCGCCATGGCCGGCTGTTCGAGCGCCCCGCCGCTCGACATGCAGGCCACCGGCTCCATCTCGCCGCGCCGCGCCGCCGCCTATCAGCGCGAGCCGGTGCCGCAGGGCGTGGCGCCGGACGACTGGGCCGCCGCGCGCCTCGCGCTCGCCGAGGCGCTGCGCGAGGATTCCAAGGCGCCGAGCGTGCCGTGGGAGAACTATGCCAGCGCCACGCGCGGCACCGTCACCCCGCTCGCCTCCTCGGCCTCGGGCCGCGGCGCCTGCCGCGATTTCCTGATGAGCTTCGTGCGCGCCGCCGGCGAGGAATGGCTGCAGGGCGAGGCCTGCCGCAACGAGCGCGGCTGGTGGAAGGTCGACGAGGCGCGGCTGCTGGCCAGAGGCTGA
- a CDS encoding type II toxin-antitoxin system VapC family toxin → MIEVYNNLLVGGGGQIETVPVSFDILRSAAQLRARFKALKLPDAIHIATAEQSSATQIISSDGRLAGCTQIPIWDPKGADLAAFIEMMS, encoded by the coding sequence TTGATCGAAGTCTATAACAACCTTCTGGTCGGAGGCGGTGGGCAGATCGAAACGGTGCCCGTGTCTTTCGACATTCTGCGCTCGGCAGCCCAGTTGAGGGCACGGTTCAAGGCTTTAAAGCTGCCTGACGCCATTCATATTGCAACCGCTGAACAGTCTTCGGCTACGCAGATCATAAGCTCCGATGGGCGGTTGGCGGGCTGCACCCAAATACCTATTTGGGATCCGAAGGGGGCGGACCTCGCCGCGTTCATCGAGATGATGTCATGA
- the fabI gene encoding enoyl-ACP reductase FabI yields the protein MASGGLMSGKRGLVMGVANNRSIAWGIAKAAHAQGAKLAFTYQGEPLKKRVEPLAAELDATLVGHCDVTDPATIDAVFAETERQLGGLDFLVHAIAFSDKNELDGRYVDTTAENFSKTMLISCYSFTAVAQRAEKLMTDGGSMLTLTYYGAEKWMPHYNVMGVAKAALEASVRYLAADLGPKNIRVNAISAGPIKTLAASGIGDFRYILKWNELNAPLRRTVTIDEVGDTGMYLLSDLGRAVTGEIHHVDAGYHIVGMKNPEAPDLTLERD from the coding sequence ATGGCATCGGGCGGATTGATGAGCGGAAAGCGCGGCCTGGTGATGGGAGTGGCGAACAACCGCTCCATCGCCTGGGGCATCGCCAAGGCCGCCCATGCGCAGGGCGCGAAGCTCGCCTTCACCTATCAGGGCGAGCCGCTGAAGAAGCGGGTGGAGCCGCTGGCCGCCGAGCTCGACGCCACCCTCGTCGGCCATTGCGACGTCACCGATCCCGCGACCATCGACGCCGTCTTCGCCGAGACCGAGCGCCAGCTCGGCGGGCTCGACTTCCTCGTCCACGCCATCGCCTTCTCCGACAAGAACGAGCTCGACGGGCGCTATGTCGACACCACGGCGGAGAACTTCAGCAAGACCATGCTGATCTCCTGCTACAGCTTCACCGCCGTCGCCCAGCGCGCCGAGAAGCTGATGACCGACGGCGGCTCGATGCTGACCCTGACCTATTACGGCGCCGAGAAGTGGATGCCGCACTACAACGTCATGGGCGTCGCCAAGGCGGCGCTCGAGGCGAGCGTGCGCTACCTCGCCGCCGACCTCGGCCCGAAGAACATCCGCGTCAACGCCATCTCCGCCGGGCCGATCAAGACGCTGGCCGCCTCGGGCATCGGCGACTTCCGCTACATCCTCAAGTGGAACGAGCTGAACGCCCCGCTGCGCCGCACCGTCACCATCGACGAAGTCGGCGACACCGGCATGTACCTGCTCTCCGATCTCGGGCGCGCCGTCACCGGCGAGATCCACCATGTCGATGCCGGCTACCACATCGTCGGCATGAAGAACCCCGAAGCGCCCGACCTCACCCTCGAGCGCGACTGA
- a CDS encoding C40 family peptidase has protein sequence MNAHSPAALDPRLTPARPDLAAAHLKDVVAAPRYVEGTAQIVVRASAPMRKEPDPSAPLVTEALFGESVTVYEMTIEGWAWGQIDADGYVGWLPAEALAAPGAPATHRVRALRTPLFPGPSIKLPPMELLSFGSRLTITGTRERFAVTETGGFVFADHLTPLDSYEDDFVAVAARFLGAAYLWGGRSSLGLDCSGLVQVALNACGIPSPRDTDMQEAALGNPVAFSGDLAELRRGDLVYWPGHVGIVEDADTLLHATAYFMSVVREPLKDALARIEALGTPVRSVKRL, from the coding sequence ATGAACGCCCATTCGCCCGCCGCTCTCGATCCCCGTCTCACCCCGGCCCGCCCGGACCTCGCCGCCGCGCATCTGAAGGACGTCGTCGCCGCGCCGCGCTATGTCGAGGGCACGGCCCAGATCGTCGTCCGCGCCTCCGCACCGATGCGTAAGGAGCCGGATCCGTCCGCGCCGCTGGTGACCGAGGCGCTGTTCGGCGAGAGCGTGACCGTCTACGAGATGACGATCGAAGGCTGGGCCTGGGGCCAGATCGATGCCGACGGCTATGTCGGCTGGCTGCCCGCCGAAGCCCTCGCCGCGCCGGGCGCGCCCGCGACGCACAGGGTGCGGGCGCTGCGCACGCCTTTGTTCCCCGGCCCGTCGATCAAGCTGCCGCCGATGGAGCTGCTCTCCTTCGGCAGCCGGCTGACGATCACCGGCACGCGCGAGCGTTTCGCCGTCACCGAGACCGGCGGCTTCGTCTTCGCCGATCACCTCACGCCGCTCGATTCCTATGAGGATGACTTCGTGGCCGTGGCCGCGCGCTTCCTCGGCGCCGCCTATCTCTGGGGCGGGCGCTCCAGCCTCGGGCTGGACTGCTCGGGCCTGGTGCAGGTGGCGCTCAATGCCTGCGGCATCCCCTCACCCCGCGACACCGACATGCAGGAGGCGGCGCTTGGCAACCCCGTCGCCTTCTCCGGCGACCTCGCCGAACTCCGGCGCGGCGACCTCGTCTATTGGCCCGGCCATGTCGGCATCGTCGAGGACGCCGACACGCTGCTGCACGCCACGGCCTATTTCATGTCGGTGGTGCGCGAGCCGCTCAAGGATGCGCTCGCCCGCATCGAGGCACTCGGCACGCCGGTACGCAGCGTCAAGCGGCTTTGA
- a CDS encoding DnaJ C-terminal domain-containing protein, with protein MRDPYDILGVARNADQNEIKRAFRKHAKKLHPDANKDDPKAQERFAELNSAHEILSDPEKRGQYDRGEIDAEGKPRGFEGFPGGGAGGFNRGGFQRGPHGETIFESFSFGPEGARRSGHGPHDAGGFDDVIADILGGLGGRGRGRARAGGQQEMPRGGDVDISVPVPLERVVEGGPVKVHLPNGRTVEVKIPPKVTEGHRMRLKGQGEPSPFGGAPGDAYVVVAYAPHRHFKVEGADLRTDVSLPLADAVLGGKLRVPTLSGEVELSVPAWTQSGRTFRLRGKGLPKGDDAAGDLFATVRITLPETPDAELEELMRRRRDGAA; from the coding sequence ATGCGCGATCCCTATGACATCCTCGGCGTCGCCCGCAACGCCGACCAGAACGAGATCAAGCGTGCTTTCCGCAAGCACGCCAAGAAGCTGCACCCGGACGCCAACAAGGACGATCCGAAGGCGCAGGAGCGTTTTGCCGAACTGAACAGCGCGCACGAGATACTCTCCGATCCGGAGAAGCGCGGCCAGTACGACCGCGGCGAGATCGACGCCGAGGGCAAGCCGCGCGGCTTCGAGGGCTTTCCGGGCGGCGGCGCCGGCGGGTTCAACCGCGGCGGCTTCCAGCGTGGCCCCCATGGCGAGACGATCTTCGAAAGCTTCTCCTTCGGCCCGGAGGGTGCACGCCGCTCCGGCCACGGCCCGCACGACGCCGGCGGCTTCGACGACGTGATCGCCGACATTCTCGGCGGGCTCGGCGGCCGGGGCCGCGGGCGCGCCCGTGCTGGCGGCCAGCAGGAGATGCCGCGCGGCGGCGACGTCGACATCTCCGTGCCGGTGCCGCTGGAGCGCGTGGTCGAAGGCGGCCCGGTCAAGGTGCACCTGCCGAACGGACGCACGGTCGAGGTGAAGATCCCGCCCAAGGTCACTGAGGGCCACCGCATGCGGCTGAAGGGCCAGGGCGAGCCGAGCCCCTTCGGCGGCGCGCCGGGCGACGCCTATGTCGTCGTCGCCTATGCGCCGCACCGCCACTTCAAGGTCGAGGGCGCGGACCTGCGCACCGACGTCTCGCTGCCGCTGGCCGACGCCGTGCTCGGCGGCAAGCTGCGCGTGCCCACGCTCTCCGGCGAGGTCGAGCTCTCCGTGCCGGCCTGGACCCAGTCGGGCCGCACCTTCCGCCTGCGCGGCAAGGGACTGCCCAAGGGCGACGATGCCGCCGGCGACCTCTTCGCCACGGTGCGAATCACGCTGCCCGAGACGCCCGATGCGGAGCTCGAGGAGCTGATGCGCCGCCGGCGCGACGGCGCGGCATAA
- a CDS encoding MarR family winged helix-turn-helix transcriptional regulator, whose translation MAVELRPSQALRLLHELSLAQVRDDAPDLSPRQLAILLGVYLEAPPHTVRGLAARLGVTKPVITRALDTMGELGLVSRRRDDADRRNVIIQRTVEGALYVERLGDLVVTVARSLPR comes from the coding sequence ATGGCGGTCGAGTTGCGGCCCTCGCAGGCCTTGCGCCTCCTGCATGAGCTGTCGCTCGCGCAGGTCCGCGACGACGCGCCGGACCTCAGCCCGCGCCAGCTCGCCATCCTGCTCGGCGTTTATCTCGAAGCCCCGCCGCACACGGTGCGCGGCCTCGCCGCGCGGCTCGGCGTCACCAAGCCGGTCATCACCCGCGCGCTCGACACCATGGGCGAGCTCGGCCTGGTCTCGCGCCGGCGCGACGACGCGGATCGACGCAACGTGATCATCCAGCGTACGGTGGAAGGCGCGCTCTATGTGGAGCGGCTCGGCGACCTCGTGGTAACCGTCGCCCGCTCCCTGCCGAGATAG
- a CDS encoding ABC transporter ATP-binding protein, with amino-acid sequence MTSTSPLLSVQDLSVAFAQGARTTLAVDHVSFDLKRGETVALVGESGSGKSVTALSILKLLQYPAASHPSGKVLFKGADLLAMSEREIRGVRGNDITMVFQEPMTSLNPLHTVEQQIAEILFLHRGMRGAGARARVIELLTEVGIPEPETRLGSYPHQLSGGQRQRVMIAMALANEPQLLIADEPTTALDVTVQAQILKLLKDLQRRLGMAMLFITHDLGIVRKIADHVCVMNKGRIVEAGPVADIFAKPQHPYTRALIAAQPRGNPEPPHPEAPVVLEAKDLKVWFPIKAGLMRKTVGHIKAVDGISVEIRRGETLGVVGESGSGKTTLGLALLRLISSDGPIVFMGESIDTLGFKQMRSHRHAMQVVFQDPFGSLSPRMSIADIVGEGLRVHQPKLSAEEREQRVIDALKDVGLEPESRHRYPHEFSGGQRQRVAIARAIVLEPSFVVLDEPTSALDMIVQAQIVDLLRDLQHKRGLTYLFISHDLRVVAALASRVMVMKGGVVVEEGPAADLFAHPKTDYTRALFAAAFNIETAGTAADA; translated from the coding sequence ATGACCTCCACCTCCCCCCTCCTCTCCGTCCAGGACCTCTCCGTCGCCTTCGCGCAGGGAGCGCGGACGACGCTCGCGGTGGACCATGTCTCCTTCGACCTGAAGCGCGGGGAGACGGTGGCGCTGGTGGGCGAGTCCGGCTCCGGCAAGTCAGTGACGGCGCTCTCCATCCTCAAGCTGCTGCAATATCCCGCCGCCAGCCACCCCTCAGGCAAGGTGCTGTTCAAGGGCGCGGACCTGCTCGCCATGTCCGAGCGCGAGATACGCGGCGTGCGCGGCAACGACATCACCATGGTGTTCCAGGAGCCGATGACCTCGCTCAATCCGCTGCACACGGTGGAGCAGCAGATCGCCGAGATCCTGTTCCTGCACCGCGGCATGCGGGGCGCGGGCGCGCGGGCGCGGGTGATCGAGCTGCTCACCGAGGTCGGCATCCCCGAGCCGGAGACGCGGCTCGGCTCCTACCCGCACCAGCTCTCCGGCGGCCAGCGCCAGCGCGTGATGATCGCCATGGCGCTCGCCAACGAGCCGCAATTGCTCATCGCCGACGAGCCGACCACGGCGCTCGACGTCACCGTGCAGGCGCAGATCCTCAAGCTCTTGAAGGACCTCCAGCGCCGGCTCGGCATGGCGATGCTGTTCATCACCCACGACCTCGGCATCGTGCGCAAGATCGCCGACCATGTCTGCGTGATGAACAAGGGCCGCATCGTCGAGGCGGGGCCGGTGGCGGACATCTTCGCCAAGCCGCAGCATCCCTATACGCGCGCGCTCATCGCCGCCCAGCCGCGCGGCAATCCCGAGCCGCCGCACCCGGAAGCGCCGGTGGTGCTGGAGGCGAAGGACCTGAAGGTCTGGTTCCCGATCAAGGCCGGCCTGATGCGCAAGACCGTCGGCCATATCAAGGCGGTGGACGGCATCTCGGTGGAGATAAGGCGCGGCGAGACGCTGGGCGTCGTCGGCGAATCCGGCTCCGGCAAGACCACGCTCGGCCTCGCTTTGCTGCGCCTCATCTCCAGCGACGGGCCGATCGTGTTCATGGGCGAGAGCATCGACACGCTCGGCTTCAAGCAGATGCGCTCGCACCGGCACGCGATGCAGGTGGTGTTCCAGGACCCGTTCGGCTCGCTCTCGCCGCGCATGTCGATCGCCGACATCGTCGGCGAGGGGCTGCGCGTGCATCAGCCCAAGCTCTCGGCCGAGGAGCGCGAGCAGCGGGTGATCGATGCGCTCAAGGATGTCGGCTTGGAGCCGGAGAGCCGGCACCGCTACCCGCACGAATTCTCCGGCGGCCAGCGCCAGCGTGTCGCCATCGCCCGCGCCATCGTGCTGGAGCCCTCCTTCGTGGTGCTGGACGAGCCGACCAGCGCGCTGGACATGATCGTGCAGGCGCAGATCGTCGACCTGCTGCGCGACCTCCAGCACAAGCGCGGGCTGACCTATCTCTTCATCAGCCACGATCTGCGCGTCGTCGCCGCGCTTGCCTCGCGGGTCATGGTGATGAAGGGCGGCGTGGTGGTGGAGGAAGGCCCCGCCGCCGACCTCTTCGCCCACCCGAAGACCGACTACACGCGGGCGCTGTTCGCCGCCGCCTTCAACATCGAGACCGCCGGTACCGCGGCGGACGCCTAG
- a CDS encoding histidine phosphatase family protein, which translates to MIKRRIFLVRHGETDWNLAGRLQGYHDIPLNDLGREQAAETARVVERLSGGTVGLDYVASPLSRASQTMAILRAELGLPPDGFRRDPRLREIGFGRWEGATWPELRRRDPVNLAARDADPWNFVPPGGESYADLSARVLAAIGELTHDAVVVTHGGVVRAILHALTGMPAAQAVELPVRQGAVYLIEDGAFELAVA; encoded by the coding sequence ATGATCAAGCGACGCATCTTCCTCGTCCGCCACGGCGAGACCGACTGGAACCTCGCCGGCCGCCTGCAGGGTTATCACGACATCCCGCTCAACGATCTCGGTCGCGAGCAGGCGGCCGAGACCGCCCGCGTGGTCGAACGCCTGAGCGGCGGCACGGTCGGCCTCGACTATGTGGCGAGCCCGCTCAGCCGGGCGTCGCAGACCATGGCGATCCTGCGCGCCGAGCTCGGCCTGCCGCCGGACGGCTTCCGCCGCGACCCGCGCCTGCGCGAGATCGGCTTCGGCCGCTGGGAAGGCGCGACCTGGCCGGAACTGCGCCGGCGCGACCCGGTCAACCTCGCCGCGCGCGACGCCGACCCGTGGAACTTCGTGCCGCCGGGCGGCGAGAGCTATGCCGATCTTTCCGCCCGCGTGCTCGCCGCCATCGGCGAACTGACCCATGACGCCGTGGTGGTGACCCATGGCGGGGTGGTGCGGGCGATACTGCACGCGCTCACCGGCATGCCGGCGGCCCAGGCGGTCGAGCTCCCGGTGCGCCAGGGCGCGGTCTACCTGATCGAGGACGGCGCGTTCGAGCTGGCCGTGGCCTAG